The Phocoena sinus isolate mPhoSin1 chromosome 12, mPhoSin1.pri, whole genome shotgun sequence genome includes a window with the following:
- the HEBP2 gene encoding heme-binding protein 2, protein MAEVLEPDPAAADGSEALAETPGWEAPEDASPQPGSYEIRHYGPAKWVSTSVESMDWDSAMQTGFTRLNGYIQGKNEKEMKIKMTAPVTSYVEPGSGPFSESTITISLYIPSEQQSDPPRPSESDVFIEDRAEMTVFVRSFDGFSSAQRNQEQLLTLASILREEGKVFDEKVYYTAAYNSPFELLDRKNEVWLIQKKEPSKEKE, encoded by the exons ATGGCCGAGGTGCTGGAGCCAGATCCCGCGGCAGCCGACGGCTCGGAGGCCCTCGCAGAGACGCCGGGCTGGGAAGCCCCGGAGGACGCGAGTCCCCAG CCTGGAAGTTATGAGATCCGACACTACGGACCTGCGAAGTGGGTCAGCACTTCGGTTGAGTCTATGGACTGGGATTCGGCCATGCAGACTGGCTTCACAAGGCTGAACGGCTACATTCAAGGCAAAAACGAGAAAG agatgaaaataaagatgacagCTCCAGTGACAAGCTACGTGGAGCCCGGTTCAGGTCCTTTTAGCGAGTCTACCATTACCATTTCCCTGTATATCCCCTCTGAACAGCAATCTGATCCCCCCAGGCCTTCAGAGTCAGATGTCTTCATTGAAGACAGAGCTGAAATGACGGTGTTTGTACG GTCTTTCGATGGATTCTCTAGTGCCCAAAGGAATCAAGAACAACTCTTGACATTAGCAAGCATtctgagggaagaaggaaaagttttcgATGAAAAGGTTTACTACACCGCAGCCTACAACAGTCCTTTCGAATTGCTTGATAGAAAAAATGAGGTGTGGTTGATTCAGAAAAAAGAACCCtccaaagaaaaggaatga